The Asterias amurensis chromosome 19, ASM3211899v1 genomic interval CCTTCATAGTTTCCAGCCACTTAAATCGGTGTATAAGTTCTTTTTTTGGATTATGCATATggtcagaaagatgttttaaaagtagaatacaatgatccatacaaacgAGCCTAgaaatttgcgtggttttcctttaactttgcaaactaacatggtcggccattttatggggtAAAAACTTTTTAACATCCGCAGCTATTTGGTTGGTTGtatttggttggttggttgtatTCCACTTATTAAAAGTTATGACAAATAATAATTACAGCTATATAATAAGGTCTGCACAGCAGCCCTCCAGTGATATCTCTTTTTCAAGTAATAACACTGTGATACTTTTTCatagaacttgggaaagtatcgagtatacagtgctaacacacatcggtgcatatGGGATAAAcccaaatgaatattctttatcctcgataaCATCTAATGTATATCTCTCTTTCTatttatatcgttgcggtacccgctgccaaaacataggattcgaactgcctctagctaccgggcaaccttgggtagtctagttggtaagacactgctctacaattgcaagggtcgtgggttcgaatcccaccctagtaatatgcctgtgatatttgttcacaggactcaggaaaatactgagtatacagtgctaacacacatcggtgtatgggtaaaaaccaaaattaatattctattTGTATTAATTACTATAAACAAATCAGCTTACATTTCCCACGATGTGGCCGCCATGGTTGCCAATATGACATGTAGGATATATAGCACTCTTGAGAATAATCTGGTTGTAACCAATGTTGACGACCACAAAGTGAGCTAGAATGGAGaaacaacatcaaaacaatgGGTGAGTACCACTGGAAGTTTTACTCCTTAAACTTTCTAATCTTAAGACAgtatttaggatttgaggcttTGCATGCTGGTGAGGTGTCAATATAAatttggtaacaccatgtgtgtatctacttgtcaggTGAGTTTGTtccttagagaactgtcttgctttattctactaccgcagagtagatttatcagatgttcaagagacttctcagttcaaagaactgttctgctttttaaGACAGTATTTCCTCACTTATAAAAGTATTTTGAATGTCTCTAGCGGATCAGTACTAGTGTGAACTTTATCCTCAGTGAGATTTCAGATTGAACTTGAATAATTAGCAATCTTTTAGTCTTAAGGTTTGATGTAATGCACCGTATTTTTGAcggcgtgagggcgctctcaatagtaTTTGTATCACTCCCAGGGTATACGCAATTTTGTCCTGCACAGTTTGTATCGGCGTTCTGTCATTTTTGTTGCGCCGTAGTTTTAACTGTTTCAGGTATGTGAATGAAAATACCCCAGAAAcgatacaaatatgtttgaaaACTCTCTCACACTGTCAAAAATACGGCGCATTTAACCTTCAATGTTCACGTCATTCCTATCAAGGTACGTAGCTGTCAATCAAGACATCTAATGTTCTTCACAGAGTCAAGCATTCATTGCTCTTTTACGAAAAGACCTTCTGGGGAGAGCTGCTTAACGAGTTTCCATTTCTTAATGCTGCTAACAGCAAGCATGCAAAAAGGCATGCTTACCTTCCAGcgcttactgtatgaaaatgaatagCGTTACAATGCATGTATCCATGGTGAATGCAGAAGACGCAGAAGCTGGCCGCCTAATTGTTCTTGCTAACTTGTAAAATACGCTTCACTTTTGTGTGCCTACTTATCTATTTATCAGCTTGAACAATTTGGGTGTGATCTTGAAGCTCTATGACCAACTTGAACATTATTACCTGCTAAGTCATTTGGAGAACCTTTGGTATCCAATGCTCCAGTAGGAAGGATTTGCAGATATCCTCCATTGGATCTGGCTTGAAGTCTCAAAATGTTACCATTGCTGAATAAATTctacaagaaacaaaaaatatatcatTGTATGAACACCTTTTACAAGTAACGGAGAATATTAGTTGAGGTAATATCCTTTACAACAGCAGGAAATCTTACAAACCAAACTGATAGAGAAGTTTTGTTGGCTGTAGTGTAACTAAAGGAATGTTGATATAAGAAAAGTTTATGAATAGGCTGGTCCCCTGTTATGTTTGTTAAGATAAATAAGGCTGTATCTGAATGGGTAGCTATGGCTATGGCTTTGATTGTTGCTAAGGGGGTTTCTTAggatgtcctatacttcaatgcatggtGATGCGGTGATCCAgctgtagccatagctgtagccacctATTCTGACATCACCAAAGAATAGGCAACAGCAATAGACTGTTGGTTCGGATGGCTGGTATCTGGCCTCAGTGatgacatctgggcccaatttcatgactctgcttagcGTAAGCCAAGAATctgcgcttgcggaagcagggaattctgtgcttacgtcaagagcatttcacgggttagcggggaattttggcATGTTCGTGTGCAGACTCCCTGTTACtgggcattctatgcttacaagacTAGCACAGAAACTCAGTGCTTGCACGTaggcggagaatggtgatcgtaaactaattcggcggtaagcagaggcATGAAATTTAGCCCAGAATTCAGGCTACAGGTTAATACTGCTACCAATCCTGCACAAGTTATTCTTTACTTACCAATGTTGGTGAGTTCGCATAGCGATCTGATTCACGAACAAGTGTGTTGCTGGCATCGTTTACAACCTTTTCAGCAGATTTGAAAAGACTCCCCAAAGATCTCTGACacaaggaaacaaaataatatcaaattttCTGACAGTTGTTGCATTTGCATtaggaataaagaatattaattttgattttacccttacaccaatgtgtctTAGCACTAATTTGTTGACAGAGCTTGGGAAAGCACCAAAATTATAATCAACTTTTCTTTTACATAAGGTTCATGTAATAGTAATACAGATTATCAGACACAACAATTATAATACTAGTAATGAATAAGTTTTCTTAAAGCCGGTTCGTGAATATTTGTTGAAAAACTCAGAGGAAAAGTACAGGTTGGTAATTATTAGAACAATTGATTATTTTGATCTGATAGCTCATTCACTTCCTATCAAAATTCGAGATGACCATGTCAAAGAGCCAAACATTTGAAGACCATAAAAACCACAATAGTTTATTGcagcagtaataataatacaataattataacaCCATTTATACAGTGCCTTTTCCGAAGGTTGCACAGCGCTCAAATGTATAATAATGATTGATAACCATGTTTAAAATTTAATGTATAAACTTCATGGATAAAACCTCAGGCTGTGATTAATTTATGAGCAAGATGTGGCATATTGACTGATTACTACAGGTTAGGATTCTTTTATCAACTTACCTCCAACCCGCTGGATCTGTTTTGCTGAACAACAACATTCTGTACAAAGTAGAAAATAGTTTACAATAATAAGATTCTGTAAGGGGTGTTAAAATCACATAACATGTCAAAGTTAATCATAGCATatcctagactggtcccctgtattTATCGGCAATGATAAAGCCAGGTACactgtacttgcttttcagaaccagtgatctCATTGGctacaatgatttcattagaTAAAGGTGCAGTGACATAAGCTTTCCATAGCTGTGTTTGATTGGTCCTATGTGACGTTTAGCAGCTGCACTTGCAtatgaatctaggtgaaaggtgaatatggacggggattgacctagaagggcccactttcatggctctgcttataccgtaagcacagaatcggcacttatggaagcagggaattctgtgcttccGGCAAACCTATTTTTCGgaaagcgtatttcatgggctAGCGGCAAAATTGTTGGCTTAGTCCTCGTTACTATGCATTGTACGCTTACGAGGGtagtgcagaaattcggcgcttgcatgtaagcggggatCGAGATCGTAAGTGCAGGAttgggcggtaagcagagccatgaaaattgggccctggaggcCATCTGTGGCATTATTCACTAGacttgaagtgtgacgtcagatgttcaggctaaacATAGCCCTGCCTAACACAGGAAGTTTATTACCAATCAAGACCAAATACCCATTCTGGAGTCAGAGATAATTTGTGTACACACTCATGGGTTTGGGTGTGACTTACGCATGGATAGAAAGTCTGATGTCCTACTGCTTTATGGGTTCAAACACTGACAAATACATTGTTGTACTTACTGTGTGTTGAACTTGAACATTGGTCACTGGTGCCTGATTGCCATAAACTGGGGGTGGGTAGCCGGCTTGTTGGGGTGGTTTGCCCTGTGCACTGTAAGGTGGAGGCTGTGCCATctgaaaaacagaaacaactttGGTTGTGATACATGTGCCCGTATTCAAAATCCTAATTttgattatttggttttacccggcCTATAATATACTTCACTATATTATCTATATCTATCTATCTTCCAATTTCTTCAAGAAACTAATaatttgggcctccttaacactatgtttttttaaatcggtgttgataggtgaaagttttacgaccatTAGCCACCAATCACTGAAGCTTCCTTTGTACTACacaaccaaaactttcccccacatactcaatatacattgagtacacggaaggaggggggacttcgataaatccgccatcgtcaagcattcccacatCACTGACCACCAAGTGAATTGGGAAGCAGCAGAAATCATCGCTCCAatccaggcgtggcaccctagacgcatcagagaggccatcgagatccacgTAAGCATGACACCAAaccccaagacatcggcttccacatcagcgacatctggctccccctcctcccgaccaatggatcttctatatccacggtcaccccctaggccccccaactattagactgctttgggtcatctataccctcagtcacctaggccccacaccctcactatcccctgtgcttgttcctactgacacggttcagtgagcacacaacCCCCACACACcacccaaggctccacaacaggtttcaccacgcatcatcgagttcaacTTCCCGCCTGTATCCGCCGCCCAGTACTTAtaaagcagcatgcagcatcagagtccagcattctccagaagacgatcagagcatactgatccaaACGTCGAGTTGCAACCaatgttcttttaagaaccaccccaactcatttagagatagtcattacatggttaggcctgggcgaattattcgaatatccggttaatggcgaataggttttcctatccgtaaccgcgaatgccttttttttcttaaccggatatccgcatagggcgcgaatacctattcacaaaccggataattctgtaattacaacagagtaaccggatattctttaatatccgaatatccgcggacgtcgggcgacaactgatatgaatgttttgtctgaatccttatgaaacttctattaagacagcataaaacagcatatattaagtttttaactatgcttacctccgtgaagagttaaaacaatgacatttctgacgtaatttgttcaaagattacaaaagttttccttcacgtagagtcaatcatgatcaaaagaaaaagcaaatcgccatctttaaattagagtcggtcatttttatgaatgaaccgagtgacactgtctaaaactaatatcaatccgcccataagatctcattcacaaacgaacagcgccctctagaggcaaaaaaataataatagtttttttttttaaatagcgccctctagcggtgaaaaaaactattcgaatatccggttaatttcggatagttggccagcggtatccgaataacaaaatttcactattcgcccaacactatacatggtgttaccgcaaactcttctatatcttatttccaccatgcaaagtttcaaatcctactcaataTACACTCATAACGCTAGTAttgcctttttgttgagttaaattaaaaaacatcttcaagaaatgcaattttctgctcggtactcaccGTTGTTTTACTGTCGCATAGCACGTTTTTTGACTTCTCAATATGCTCaatgctttattttgtttttcaccgGCGCTTTGCCAGCGAGTACCAGGTTACTCGCTTGCTGAACTGGCGAGCCACGaccgagttggactaaaccattctgtaaaagggtgTTACACAGCAGCGCGTGCGCACTGTCTGCTCACGATGCCCGCCGTTCTTGCATATAGCTTACATGCACTGCAACgcaacaccccttttacagaatggtttagtccgacTCGGTTGTGACTCGCACTTTGTCAATCCAGTAGGTTAGTACCTGCGGGGTACAGCGCTTGGTGACCAAAAAATACAGCGTTGAACATATTCCTATATTGAGTGTGCGGGGAAAGTTTGGGTTGTGTAGTACAAaggaaactttagttattgatGGCTAACGCCtataacggtcgtaaaactttacATATCCTATCAACGCCGATTTTAAAAACgtagcattaaaggcagtggacactattggtaaatactcaaaataattgttagcgttggtgatgagtaatggggagaggttgatagtatgaaacattgtgagaaacggctccctataatatttaaaataataaaatatccTGATTCGCCCGATAAATAACATCCATAAAtaacccagacagtttctctactcctattggtggagagcgtgttaCGTgcgggtgtttaaacggttgataatgaccagtgtttataaccgactGGCTTCCGCATGTCAGGCgcacaagattatcacgcggaatgcAATTCATAGTTATTacaacagcgcgtaatctacttcTATGCGCGGGcccgtaatctatttctaagcttgCGCGCATACAAACAACCCACGcacaacagactcttcacaaagtttttgaaaaaaatatttaaaacctcgaattttcaactgtcaaagtgtctgtattAAAgactgtaattgtattttttttacgttttttaacaaaagggcatttatgaatgggaataaaagagtagtgactcgttcttaaaagTCTGTTTACACGGCCATTAACACGGCCATTCGACCCTGCGCTGTTTTAAACgaccgtgaaagaactagtcgctacccttttattattcccttattaaaataacaatcctaACATAACAATTCATCACTgttcatgatgatgatgatgatgatgatgtcatgatgatggtcaatatttttatgtttttgttatgtCATGTTCTGTCACAGAGTCACATGGCCTatcttttttaacaaataaagaaCAATACAACAACAGTCACGACTGTACTACTAGTAGACTACTATTACTAAACGTAGCCGAGAcaccaggttggactcctcctgATTGACGTCCTACAGTACAACACAAGGCCAGCCGGATATTTATACAATAACATTTTAATATATTTAACAACTTACCACTGCTTACCAATCTCTAGCTCAAGTGAAGAGGTTGAGTAGACCCAGGAAGAAGAACAACCCTTTATCTGGAGCCGTTGACTTGTGTGGGtggttattaattttgtgtacGGTTTGACCTTGACCTGATATTTTCCTATTGTATGATCAACTCACTTCTACTATCTAGCATTAGTGTTGACCAATCGCGCCCAACATTAGCATAACAAATGGTGCATTCTTCCGTGCCCCAGATATGTTAAGAATAGCGCCCGCTCTACTTTTCTGGAGCCGATGATTTGTGTGGGTGGTTTGTGTGCGGTTTGACCAAATAGAGCAAGGTTTGACCAGCTATTATATTTTcctattaaataaaaactttatgGAAAAAACTGGGAAAAAACTATGATCAACTCGCTTCTATTTAGCATGCATAACAAATAGAGCGCTCTTCCGTGCCCGCTACGCCTATCTAGCCTACACACAAACTGGGCCCAGTGAAATCAAAACAATAAGTGACTGGTTGAAGTCTATGGACGCATGCCCATGCTGCAACTGTACTTCCGGGTTAATAGAGAGCTGAGGTCAACCCGCGGGAATTACGTGGTGTTGTGGTTGGTGTGAATTTTTGTTGGAAAAATCCCTTTTTCATGCTTTTGATGGTATTTTGATCTAAGTGAAATTAGGCATGAGTTCAGAAACAAACACAGCAGCGGTTCCGACTGCCCTGGTTGATGTTCAAGGTGACAAGCGATGGATAAATCTGGTAAGAAATTaaagtgaaacaaaataaaaatggccagGCAGGATTTGACTATTTTTGAGTCTGCTCAGTGTGAGCATAGGCCTAGGGTATGAGTGTTCACACTGAactcggataactttccgtatggcgccaccactttttcactcatttttacaaaaagggatatctcaatgaggtaaattagatactatattattgcatatcgaatgaaaaagtggtggcgccatacggaaacttttccactgAAAACACCGAAAAATACAGGAAAACACCCAATAACTTCAAGAAAACTCCAGAAAACATTGGAAAACAACCAGAAAACACAGCAAAATAATACAGGAACACACTGGAACTGGAAGTGGAAAGaccggtgtcatgacaaaaactgtccgctggcaataagtttccgctgagcatgcgcagtagaccacggacactatttggcatgtattacgtgacaaatagtgtccgcccaacaaaaagtgtccgggcgccgtgcttcacagtgctgatttatattaaaagtaaatacaagccaaaaaaatagacaacagaacactcaaaagtatgtcaagattagtatcttttcatgaaaacagtgcaggtttaaaaagtacgaattgtgaaagtgctaaaatgttcttacgaattatttacaataaaatacaacgaagaaagcatacaagacatgtataataaaatacaacgaagaaagcgttcaagtaaagacaagaccgtcaaaagtatgtcatggttagtatttactattttacttaataagtaattaaaaagTGCAGGTtaaaagtacgaattgtgaaagtgccAAATGatcataaataatacaaatattatatTCAAACAAAAGCAGGAAAgcgttacaaaaaaataaaatgtaaaactaaaactaaaaggtTAAAAAGGCACGCTATGATGATGCACGCTAACCGCGGACACTATTTAGCAAGCTTCCGTAAGCAATGTGACGTCGTGGacgcttgaccaatcagaacacaATAAGCTAatgagcggacacttattgccagcggacagtttttgtcatgacaccggaaaccataaaatcatcacactatttaatttatatttttccGTGAGTTTTCCTGAATTTTCCAGGATTTTCGGGTGTTTTCTGGTCACTGGTGATAATGTTGGGCAcaatcggtcaatctgcgcgattggtcgatcgcgctgcgctattgaaagatcaattaagatcaattggtcgcgcagcaatcggtcgttcgtgcaacaatcggtcgatcgcgcaacaaccGGTCGATTGCGCAACAAtcagtc includes:
- the LOC139951390 gene encoding uncharacterized protein, which encodes MAQPPPYSAQGKPPQQAGYPPPVYGNQAPVTNVQVQHTNVVVQQNRSSGLERSLGSLFKSAEKVVNDASNTLVRESDRYANSPTLNLFSNGNILRLQARSNGGYLQILPTGALDTKGSPNDLAAHFVVVNIGYNQIILKSAIYPTCHIGNHGGHIVGNGNGDHSCKFRLHETMQGFITFESVNPVDHHIGVNADGSLKPSNVVRKDNSAMFAPSLVSSPYPQPVHVQQTTTTTTTYQKK